The Vanessa atalanta chromosome 12, ilVanAtal1.2, whole genome shotgun sequence nucleotide sequence cggtagaatatctgatgagtaggtggtacctacccagacaggcttgcactaagccctaccaccaagtaaagttgcCAGCATAGTTGAGATCGGTTAAATGGACCTCACAGTACTCCCTTTAATCTACAGGAAGAACAACAAAAGGCGGAGATCTTACAACGGCAGAGTTCTTCGAACTATGTCAACGCAATATTCCAGTGCAAGTTGTGTTTCAAAGGGTTCATCGACGCGCAGGCGTGGAAGCATCACGTCAGCAAACACGAACCGGTAACTAGCCAACGTTATTTATTAGACTAGTATCTAAAATTTGCCATATGTCCATAACTAGattccaaatattatattaaaattatattaaactctggttttatttattgtgctaaatatttattgtaggttatcttttgttattattattttatattttaattaaatgaatgagGCTAATTCCAGAGTGCAGGGGACTTGGAGTGTCAAATCTGTAAGTTCAGATTTAAAACGAAGCGAATACTGCAGAAACACAGTTCAAACCACGAAAAGAAATATGCGTGCAAATCTTGTCCGTATGTCTCTAAGTCTGGgtgggtatttttttattatctacatatGGTTAGTAATATGTTAAATGATTGATATGGTGATTGTCTATGGGATTATCTTGGTATAAGGTAAGACAGTATTTACATGTACGAACATATATAGTGcccataaaaatgaataataatatttcctttgaAAGGTTACACAATatcccatttaaaaaaaacgatatttaaaCTGTACAACCTCGGTTAGTCGAATTTTTTACCTCTAAACCATAGACTCAAAATTAGGTAGATGAAACTTTGAAAATCGAACATTTGCCTACATAAAgcttcaaacaaacaaacaagtttTGACATGAgtgtgattttttattgttatttgcaGGACTCAAGCAAGACAACATCAGATGTGGCATAAAGGTGTCACGTACAAATGCCAGTACTGCGACGATGTATTGACGTAAGTATCCGATTTATCCttgaaacgaagttctttaacgcggcttacagtagagtgaactgctggaaatcgtcacgtaaggaaaaccGTTATCTCATCCCTTTCTCTTTGTCTCTTtccattgtttaatataaaaatatttattttgtttgatatatatacatatatataaataaataacttcgtTACAACCGGGTGTTCCACGGCAgctctcttttatttattatatataatatgatgtcTGTAATGAGTAATTGGGAGACAAAATACTTTGCAGATTCAAATATAATGGAATGTATACTATGTTAAGCCTAACttctaaattttttaaactCAAATCATCTAAATTTGAACCTGGAGGTtcaaaatttaaagattttttgtttgattgattGTTGCCTTCAGGAAATGGACGTCGTACTTGTCGCACGTACGCATGAAGCATCCGTCGGAATTTATCTGCGGGGTGTGCGGGTACTCCTTCGTCAGCAAGCTGGGCCTCGCTATGCACAAGACCATGATGCACAAAACCACTGTCGTAAGTGTACACTTTGAAACCTTTTAAGTCTGGGATGaaactgagatttttttttactataaaaaaatatatacaatgtgGCTGTGACGTTAAATGAccaaactcaaaaaaaaaaatcaaatacattaattGACTTAGCCAAACTAAGACAAGCcaaacacaaaattattaaccTGGAGTAATGCTGGTTGAAGTTAAAGGGGCTGCGGGGAGCGGGTGAGCGGGGAGGgccaataaattaaagtaagtgAAATCTTAAAgtgttaaagttataaaaaaaataacaggataaagaaaaaacaaagaCAGAAAAGGACGACATGCCGTATTGCCCGCAGTGCGACGTGAAGTTTGTGTCGATGGAGGCGTACAAGCGACACATGGTGACGTCGGTCAAGCACACACAGAGCACTGACTTCAGGTAATATAGTAATAAGCGATTGCATCGTTCAAAATCGGAAGTGAATCTACTAAAGATTCCTATGTTTTGAAGAGATATAATCTGTGGAATCCACCCTgagtaattaaaattgattaaaaagaaACGCGTTGAAGTTTCATAGTGTTTGGAGCGCTGAAGAAATATATATGTCTATGGAATAGTGTCGTGTCTGTAAATGTCCCGCCGCTGAGCAAAACTTTCTTCTTCTCTCGAGGACacgatttggagcttatttcaacaGGTTGCTTCAAAGCAAATTGAGAGATTTCCATCTTGTAaaaatttcatccgacacaagTCAAGGTGCTCTATTTCATAATTACAATACGAtatcaatttaatatgaaagactatgaataaaattgattcggGTATGAACTTGCATAAGCGaggcatattattttattattatatgatcaGACGGCATGGAATCTATGACTCACTGCCTAATGCATCGGCAGCACGGGCTGCCGCGTGTGCGGCGACTCGTTCCCCGACGCGGAGGCGCTGCGCGTGCACCACCGCCGCCACCACGCGCGCGCGCGCCCGCGCAACTACGGGAAGGCCAAGCCCGCGCACGCGCACTGGCCCGCGCGCTGCGACCACGTGCGtaccgcccccccccccccccctctccCCCTACTCTACTATAGGAACGTGTAAAcgagatacaaaatatattgtacccCTATAATTTACATCATACTGGAGTTGTATCTATTTGCAAGGATTcagttttaaaaacttaatgtaATGTGCATGCTCACACCAATGTCGGGTATCTATTTTAAGAAAAGTAGTAATAATACGCTCTCCGTACTGAAGGTGCATCTTCGGTAGGATATAAAATCTCGTCCATCGTACTGAACCCCCTAAAAAGTCGTCAGTATGGAAAATGATCCCGCATGGAAAGGTTAAAATAGCCACGTTTACCAAAGTCGGTCAGGGGTACACCACTTGTTTCTGGTTTGATAGTTGAGCTTTTTATTTTGCCAGTGCTCGGAGGAGATCCCGAATGCGCGCGAGTACTGGAACCACTTCCGACGCGTCCATCCCGACAAGAACTATCCCGTTCAAAAGGATTACATTTGTGACATCTGCGGAAAAGGCTTTCgggtatttattttgaattgaatacaaatatttaatacctaATAATTTTCAGAATAGTAAGGGGTACCGCATAGGAATCTATATAATAGAAATCTAAGCCCCTCTTTACTACAGAGCTTgttgttatctttattttttgagTTATATCAGAGTAAGTacaatgttattgttaaaactatttatgGTTTTTCGGGACAGGGTAATGCATTCCTTGTCTACCACAAGAGAACCCACTTCGAGGAGAGAGCGTTTAAGTGCCCCCAGTGTCCAAAGGCATTCTTCAACCGGACAAACTTACAAATGCATGAGAAGACGCATTCGGAACATCGTCCGCACCCGTGCTCCATGTGTTCCAAGGCTTTCAAGATGAAAGGTGCATTAGACAGGCATTTCAGGGTAAGTCATAACATTCGACTAAGTACCAAacgaacttatttttaattgaatacgaGGACAGACATAGCCATGTGAAACTTCTGTATTACTAT carries:
- the LOC125067715 gene encoding zinc finger protein 700-like: MKDIKVCRICLIMDVKMYNLHSYSLETYYEVLVGCHTEVENLPKYICYECTAHLQKFYIFRERCLRGQATLIGLLHSCEKITSDVIKKIDKDVFRLSSNITLSQVKCMNITADVDLDINNEIKTEPFEVIDDGEYFDDKDNIKRENSCDDLSLLSSVDKILSSDDDEPLSLHKEKKKEMKMKRRKKVSIDKAVKIDREDDLEATNETNKVPRESILIEVKPKRGRPRKNEEKSRKPTTVPKQRRTNNTGGVIEEDFDLENYCDIITLTEEQQKAEILQRQSSSNYVNAIFQCKLCFKGFIDAQAWKHHVSKHEPSAGDLECQICKFRFKTKRILQKHSSNHEKKYACKSCPYVSKSGTQARQHQMWHKGVTYKCQYCDDVLTKWTSYLSHVRMKHPSEFICGVCGYSFVSKLGLAMHKTMMHKTTVDKEKTKTEKDDMPYCPQCDVKFVSMEAYKRHMVTSVKHTQSTDFSTGCRVCGDSFPDAEALRVHHRRHHARARPRNYGKAKPAHAHWPARCDHCSEEIPNAREYWNHFRRVHPDKNYPVQKDYICDICGKGFRGNAFLVYHKRTHFEERAFKCPQCPKAFFNRTNLQMHEKTHSEHRPHPCSMCSKAFKMKGALDRHFRSHTGVKPYACEVCGKAFAQSNSRKLHVRTVHLKQPSPYVSRSRLERRNKAPRDQPAAQFLY